Part of the Sphingomonadaceae bacterium OTU29LAMAA1 genome, TCGTGCAGGCGAAGCCGTGATCGGCGAATGCGATATCGACGTCCGCATCCACCTCGTAGCGCAAACTGCGGGTCAGCAGCTCTAGCCCGAAGCCTTCCGTATCGGGGGCGACGAAGCCACCGTCGGGGTCGTCTTCGCGCCAGTCGATATGCAGCAGCCGGTCCGGGGTATCGCCGGTGATCCACCAGCGAACCTCCAGCCGTCCATGTTCGCGGCTCAGCGCGCCGTGCTGCATCGCGTTCTCGGTCAGTTCGTGCAGCGCGATGCCGAGCTGGTCGGCGATCCGTGGCGGCAGTCGGGCTTCCGGCCCGCTATAGGTAACGCGCCCGCCCACCTGATGCGCCAGTAGTTCGTCGGCGAGCAGGCCTTCCAGATCGACACCTTCGACCCCGGTGCGCATGATGTGGCTCTGCGTGCGGGCAAAGGCGCCGAGGCGGCCGTCGAAGTGATTGCGGTAATCCTCGACCGTCTCGCTGTTCTCGGCCGTCCGGCGGGCGATCGAGCGAATGACCGCGAGCGTGTTGCGGATGCGGTGGTGGAGCGTCGCCCGCAGTGTCGCCTCTCCCTCGAGCCGATCGTAGAGGTCGGACACGTCGATCGCATGGCCCGCCCAGCCGTCCGCGACCTGCGGGGCGTCGCCGATGGGCAGCGCCTGTGTCCTGAACCAGCGGTAGCTGCCGTTGCGGGCGATCCTGATGCGGAGATCGGCGGTGAACACCCGGCCGGTCCGCGCCCTGCGCCATGCCTCGAGCAATCGGCCGCGATCATCGGGATGGACGCAGGCGATCCAGCCGATGCCCTGGCTATCGGTTGCCGCCTGACCGGTCAGCGCCGTCCATTCCGGCGAGAACCAGAGGCAATCGCCACCCGATGTGGCGCGCCATGCGATCGGGGAGGAGGAACCCCCGTGAGATCCCGGTGATGCGGCGATACGCCGGGACGGATCACCCATTGGCATCGAGATGCCGTCCTTCGAAATCGAGGTGGAGATAGGTCGGGTTGAACATCGCGACATTGCACAGTCCGTCAAGATCGAGCGC contains:
- a CDS encoding PAS domain-containing protein is translated as MGDPSRRIAASPGSHGGSSSPIAWRATSGGDCLWFSPEWTALTGQAATDSQGIGWIACVHPDDRGRLLEAWRRARTGRVFTADLRIRIARNGSYRWFRTQALPIGDAPQVADGWAGHAIDVSDLYDRLEGEATLRATLHHRIRNTLAVIRSIARRTAENSETVEDYRNHFDGRLGAFARTQSHIMRTGVEGVDLEGLLADELLAHQVGGRVTYSGPEARLPPRIADQLGIALHELTENAMQHGALSREHGRLEVRWWITGDTPDRLLHIDWREDDPDGGFVAPDTEGFGLELLTRSLRYEVDADVDIAFADHGFACTIRLPFA